From a single Candoia aspera isolate rCanAsp1 chromosome 2, rCanAsp1.hap2, whole genome shotgun sequence genomic region:
- the DNASE1L3 gene encoding deoxyribonuclease gamma, with amino-acid sequence MRFFLFLLFFCQAVESLRICSFNVRSFGESKRTKPEIIDVIVEIISRCDIMLLMEIKDNSNRICPFLLEKLNGRSEGEYTYVVSNRLGRRNYKEQYAFFYRLKRVSVKQSYQYPDLQPGDEDAFSREPFVVWFNSPGTVVREFVIIPMHTMPEMAVREIDELYDVFLDVKLHWKTKNFIFMGDFNAGCGYVAKKQWKNIRLRNHTDFLWIIDDESDTTVKPTTHCPYDRIVLYGDKLVTTTVPDSANIFDFQSAFSMTEGQALAVSDHFPVEFQLRTTRRSSRRTRCCRALV; translated from the exons ATGCGTTTTTTTCTGTTCCTGCTCTTTTTTTGCCAGGCTGTTGAGAGCCTAAGAATCTGCTCTTTCAACGTGAGGTCGTTTGGAGAATCTAAGAGAACAAAACCAGAAATCATAGATGTTATTGTAGAG ATTATATCTCGCTGTGATATCATGCTACTGATGGAAATAAAGGACAACAGCAACAGAATATGTCCCTTTCTATTAGAGAAACTAAATGG ACGCTCGGAAGGTGAATACACTTATGTGGTCAGTAACAGGCTAGGAAGAAGAAATTATAAGGAACAATACGCTTTTTTCTACAG ATTGAAAAGGGTCTCTGTGAAGCAATCCTATCAGTATCCTGATCTGCAGCCTGGTGATGAAGATGCCTTTTCCAGAGAACCTTTTGTTGTTTGGTTCAACTCTCCAGGAACGG TGGTCAGGGAATTTGTGATCATCCCCATGCACACAATGCCTGAAATGGCTGTGCGAGAAATTGATGAACTCTATGATGTGTTTCTGGATGTCAAGCTGCACTGGAAGACTAAG aatttcATCTTTATGGGAGACTTCAATGCTGGCTGTGGCTACGTGGCAAAGAAGCAGTGGAAAAATATCCGGCTACGAAATCACACTGACTTTCTTTGGATAATTGATGATGAAAGTGACACAACTGTGAAACCAACAACGCACTGCCCCTATGACAG GATTGTGCTCTATGGAGATAAGCTCGTAACTACCACAGTGCCGGACTCAGCCAATATCTTTGATTTCCAGAGTGCCTTCTCCATGACTGAAGGACAG GCCTTAGCAGTGAGCGATCACTTTCCAGTAGAGTTCCAGCTGAGAACTACCAGACGTTCCTCAAGAAGAACAAGATGTTGTAGAGCTCTTGTATAA